In Aminobacterium sp. MB27-C1, a single genomic region encodes these proteins:
- a CDS encoding ferredoxin family protein, which produces MAKGRINVLEEYCKSCGLCVAACPVKVLRISEKINSRGHRPVEQFKDGCIGCSMCATSCPDAAIEVYKIVEG; this is translated from the coding sequence ATGGCAAAAGGACGTATTAACGTTCTTGAGGAGTATTGTAAGAGCTGTGGTCTCTGCGTGGCTGCCTGCCCTGTAAAGGTGCTTAGGATATCAGAGAAGATCAATAGCAGAGGGCACAGACCGGTTGAGCAGTTTAAAGATGGGTGTATTGGTTGCTCTATGTGTGCAACTAGTTGCCCTGATGCAGCGATCGAAGTTTATAAGATCGTTGAAGGCTAA
- the vorB gene encoding 3-methyl-2-oxobutanoate dehydrogenase subunit VorB, translating to MGRVLMKGTEAIAEAAIQAGCKFFFGYPITPQNEIPEYMSAHLPEVGGTFVQAESEVAASYMIMGGGATGHKVMTTSSSPGISLMSEGISYMAGAEIPVVIVNVMRGGPGLGGILPSQADYLQATKGGGNGDYNLIVLAPSTLQEAVDLTQQAFELSQRYRNPVIILADGFMGQMMEAVEIKTYTDKNVPDNTTWALGYMGERRGKRSSLKSLYLSPEALEDHNRDLQAKYAKIKENEVRCETYMTDDAELVIASYGTTARISRSVINSLREEGHKVGLIRPITLWPYPYDEFAKLPGSVKHILVTEMNCGQMVDDVKVATGCNIPISFYGRSGGMSPSVKDIEMQCRKLLGLE from the coding sequence ATGGGACGCGTACTTATGAAAGGAACTGAAGCCATTGCAGAAGCCGCTATTCAGGCCGGCTGCAAGTTCTTCTTTGGATATCCCATCACGCCGCAAAATGAAATTCCTGAATACATGTCAGCCCATCTGCCAGAGGTTGGGGGAACCTTTGTTCAAGCAGAAAGTGAAGTGGCTGCAAGTTATATGATCATGGGAGGCGGTGCAACTGGGCATAAGGTAATGACAACGTCTTCCAGCCCTGGAATTTCTCTTATGTCAGAAGGTATCAGCTATATGGCTGGTGCTGAAATTCCTGTAGTTATTGTCAATGTTATGCGTGGTGGCCCAGGTCTTGGTGGTATCCTTCCTTCTCAGGCTGATTATCTTCAGGCTACAAAGGGTGGAGGAAATGGCGATTATAATTTGATAGTTTTGGCTCCTAGCACGTTGCAGGAAGCAGTTGATTTGACGCAACAGGCTTTCGAGCTTTCTCAACGTTACCGTAACCCTGTCATTATTCTTGCTGATGGCTTTATGGGTCAGATGATGGAAGCTGTTGAGATAAAAACTTATACAGATAAGAATGTTCCAGACAATACCACATGGGCTTTAGGGTATATGGGAGAAAGAAGAGGAAAACGAAGTTCTTTAAAGAGCTTATACCTCTCTCCGGAAGCCCTTGAGGATCATAATAGAGATCTTCAGGCAAAATACGCGAAAATTAAGGAGAATGAAGTTCGTTGTGAAACGTACATGACTGATGATGCTGAGTTGGTTATAGCTTCATATGGAACTACCGCACGAATTTCACGCTCCGTTATAAACTCTTTGAGAGAAGAGGGACATAAAGTGGGACTTATTCGCCCTATTACTTTATGGCCTTATCCCTACGATGAATTTGCCAAATTACCAGGATCGGTAAAACATATTCTTGTAACTGAAATGAACTGCGGTCAAATGGTGGACGATGTCAAGGTCGCGACTGGATGCAACATTCCTATTAGTTTTTATGGTCGCTCTGGCGGTATGTCGCCCTCAGTAAAAGATATAGAGATGCAGTGCAGAAAATTGCTCGGCCTGGAGTAG
- a CDS encoding thiamine pyrophosphate-dependent enzyme: MKEVKVYERPKTWMPKVHTHYCPGCGHGIAHRLICEVIDELGIQNNTIGVAPVGCAAMMYDYVDTDFCEAAHGRAPAVATGLKRVRPDKVVFTYQGDGDLASIGTAEIIHAANRSENITVVFINNAIYGMTGGQMAPTTLIGQKATTCPLGRDPKVNGYPIRVCELLNALAAPAYIERVSVAQPKYIIKAKQALKKAFQYQLDGKGFSFVEILSSCPTNWGMRPVEAFEWTVNTMMPYYPLGLFKDYE, encoded by the coding sequence ATGAAAGAAGTTAAAGTGTATGAACGTCCCAAAACATGGATGCCTAAAGTCCATACCCACTATTGTCCAGGATGTGGACATGGTATCGCTCATCGCTTGATTTGTGAAGTTATAGATGAGCTGGGGATTCAGAATAATACAATAGGTGTAGCTCCTGTTGGATGTGCTGCTATGATGTATGACTATGTTGATACAGATTTCTGCGAAGCAGCCCATGGACGCGCTCCGGCAGTGGCAACCGGTTTGAAACGTGTTCGCCCAGATAAAGTAGTATTTACATATCAGGGTGATGGAGACCTTGCTTCCATCGGAACAGCAGAAATAATTCATGCTGCGAATAGAAGCGAAAATATTACGGTTGTGTTCATCAACAATGCAATTTATGGTATGACTGGCGGTCAGATGGCTCCAACGACGCTTATCGGACAAAAAGCAACAACATGTCCTCTTGGTAGAGATCCAAAGGTTAACGGATATCCAATCCGGGTGTGTGAGTTACTTAATGCCTTGGCAGCTCCTGCATATATTGAGCGCGTTTCCGTAGCGCAGCCCAAATATATAATTAAAGCAAAACAGGCTTTAAAAAAGGCTTTCCAATATCAACTTGATGGGAAAGGCTTTTCTTTTGTAGAGATTCTGTCCTCCTGCCCAACAAACTGGGGAATGAGACCTGTGGAAGCTTTTGAATGGACAGTAAATACAATGATGCCTTACTATCCACTCGGGTTGTTTAAAGATTACGAGTAG
- a CDS encoding 2-oxoacid:acceptor oxidoreductase family protein has product MTEKMNKSLIAAGFGGQGVMVLGQLVAYTGIAQGLHVTWIPSYGPEMRGGTANCGVVLSSEEIASPVVAEADAAVIMNQPSLTKFENSVKKGGVLIYNSDLVTYENPRTDIHVIAVPANSLAVELGSDKVANIVALGTLVEATGIVESDTCIETIKEKLGKRKPKFLPMNLEAFEKGKELARKVLEK; this is encoded by the coding sequence ATGACTGAAAAAATGAATAAAAGCCTCATTGCAGCAGGATTTGGCGGACAGGGCGTTATGGTTCTGGGCCAGCTTGTGGCTTATACAGGAATAGCACAGGGGTTACACGTAACGTGGATTCCTTCATATGGGCCTGAAATGCGCGGTGGTACTGCTAACTGTGGAGTAGTTCTTAGTAGCGAAGAAATAGCGTCACCAGTTGTAGCAGAAGCTGATGCTGCTGTTATTATGAACCAGCCTTCTTTGACTAAATTTGAGAATTCAGTTAAAAAGGGTGGAGTTCTTATTTACAACAGTGATCTCGTTACCTATGAAAATCCACGAACAGATATACATGTGATAGCTGTACCTGCAAACTCTCTTGCAGTAGAACTTGGAAGTGACAAAGTTGCCAATATAGTAGCTTTGGGAACACTTGTTGAGGCTACTGGTATTGTTGAGAGTGATACGTGTATCGAAACAATTAAAGAAAAACTGGGGAAAAGAAAACCCAAGTTTTTACCTATGAACCTTGAAGCCTTTGAAAAAGGGAAGGAATTAGCCAGAAAGGTACTTGAAAAATAA
- a CDS encoding NUDIX hydrolase yields the protein MKDIGKVLSRNLIYRGKILDLRVDNIRLASGRKTMREVVEHEPAVAIIPLTEANEVLLVKQYRYPLDQEILEIPAGIVEEGETFKDTAIRELQEEIGYYPGKLEEVGRFYTSPGFSDEVIALFLAQNLSPSSLEQDEDEDIEVKAVPVKKISALLKDGSIRDCKTFGALAWLLNYLNNN from the coding sequence ATGAAAGATATCGGAAAAGTTCTATCACGAAATCTTATATATAGAGGAAAGATTTTAGACCTCAGAGTCGATAATATACGTCTTGCTTCTGGTCGTAAAACAATGAGAGAAGTGGTAGAACATGAGCCAGCTGTTGCCATAATTCCTTTAACAGAGGCAAATGAAGTGCTGCTGGTGAAACAGTACAGATATCCATTGGATCAAGAAATACTTGAGATTCCGGCTGGAATTGTTGAAGAGGGCGAAACTTTTAAAGATACGGCAATACGTGAACTTCAAGAGGAAATAGGTTATTATCCTGGTAAGCTTGAAGAGGTAGGGCGTTTTTATACTTCTCCAGGTTTCAGTGATGAAGTTATAGCGCTTTTCTTAGCCCAAAACCTTTCTCCTTCCTCTCTTGAACAAGATGAAGATGAGGATATTGAAGTGAAAGCTGTTCCTGTAAAAAAAATATCAGCCCTCTTAAAAGATGGATCAATTCGGGATTGTAAAACCTTTGGAGCTTTAGCCTGGCTTTTAAACTACCTAAACAATAACTAA
- a CDS encoding tyrosine-type recombinase/integrase, whose protein sequence is MSKLDEELLLDDFLDYLFLERGCSENTIQAYNRDIKAWIDFCNKNNKPAYPPNSTILERYQRYLHNEGKKRSSQQRAIAALRSWLRYLDTENIVDEEISLPTLPYKGTDLPRILSEGEVERILEACAGNSFFDIRDRALLETAYSCGLRASELCAICIRDIDFSGRTLRILGKGEKERSIPFLGEVSRRVRFYIETARPQNSRSQEVFLSKTSKPLRREDIWRIIKKRGKIAGIATSRLFPHIMRHSFATHLLRRGMDLRTLQELLGHASIATTEKYVHFDLELRDIYDRAHPRA, encoded by the coding sequence ATGTCGAAGTTAGATGAAGAACTATTACTTGATGATTTTCTTGATTACCTCTTTTTAGAAAGAGGATGTAGTGAAAATACTATTCAAGCTTACAATCGGGATATTAAGGCGTGGATAGATTTTTGTAACAAAAACAACAAACCTGCATACCCCCCTAATTCAACGATTTTAGAAAGATATCAACGTTACCTACATAATGAAGGGAAAAAACGGTCCTCGCAGCAACGTGCCATTGCTGCCCTTCGGTCATGGTTACGTTATCTTGATACGGAAAACATTGTTGATGAAGAGATTTCTTTGCCAACACTCCCTTATAAAGGAACGGATTTGCCTCGTATCTTAAGTGAAGGTGAAGTAGAGCGGATTTTAGAAGCGTGTGCTGGGAATTCTTTTTTTGACATCCGCGATAGAGCTCTTCTTGAAACTGCATATAGCTGTGGCTTGAGAGCCAGCGAACTTTGTGCAATATGTATAAGGGATATAGATTTTTCAGGTCGCACATTACGCATCTTGGGTAAGGGCGAAAAGGAGAGAAGCATACCCTTTTTAGGTGAAGTTAGTCGTCGCGTGCGTTTTTACATCGAAACGGCACGACCACAAAATTCTCGTTCCCAAGAAGTGTTTCTTTCTAAAACATCAAAACCATTACGGCGTGAAGATATATGGAGAATTATAAAAAAGAGAGGGAAGATCGCTGGAATAGCTACTTCACGTTTGTTCCCTCATATAATGAGGCATTCCTTCGCTACTCATTTACTAAGGCGAGGGATGGATCTTCGTACGTTACAAGAGCTATTAGGACATGCCTCTATTGCCACTACGGAAAAATATGTACATTTTGACCTGGAACTAAGAGACATATATGATAGGGCTCATCCACGAGCATAA
- a CDS encoding purine-nucleoside phosphorylase, translating into MSYNENILEALSYIQKKVSCLPEAVLVLGSGLGGLADSIEDPIIVPYKEIPHWPLSTAPGHAGRLVFGLLDNTYVAVMQGRIHFYEGYSMKDVTFPVRVFGEWGVPYYLASNASGGINLSYLPGDMVMLYDHINFMGTNPLVGPVISAKEERFPDMSYTYDRDILRLADEVAKENNLLVHRGVYIAFSGPSYETPAEIRMARVMGADVVGMSTVPETIVAHAMGMKVFAVSCVANYAAGVTSQKLSEEEVIREMGKATGKLTTLLRGLLQKIGDLNV; encoded by the coding sequence ATGAGCTATAACGAAAATATTCTTGAAGCTCTCTCTTACATTCAAAAAAAAGTTTCTTGTCTTCCAGAGGCAGTTCTTGTCTTAGGTTCTGGACTTGGTGGTTTAGCAGATTCTATTGAGGATCCTATTATAGTTCCTTATAAGGAGATTCCTCATTGGCCACTTTCTACAGCCCCAGGTCATGCAGGGCGTTTAGTTTTTGGACTTTTGGATAATACGTATGTAGCTGTTATGCAGGGACGCATTCATTTTTATGAAGGCTATTCCATGAAAGATGTTACCTTCCCTGTGCGTGTTTTTGGAGAATGGGGTGTCCCCTATTATTTAGCAAGCAATGCCTCTGGTGGAATTAATCTCTCTTATCTCCCCGGTGATATGGTTATGCTATACGATCATATCAATTTTATGGGAACTAATCCGCTTGTCGGGCCTGTTATTTCTGCTAAAGAAGAAAGATTTCCCGATATGTCATATACCTACGATAGAGACATTCTTCGATTGGCAGATGAAGTTGCAAAAGAAAACAACTTGCTAGTTCATCGAGGAGTATATATAGCCTTTTCTGGCCCTTCGTATGAAACTCCTGCTGAAATTCGTATGGCTCGTGTTATGGGAGCCGATGTGGTAGGTATGTCTACCGTTCCTGAAACAATTGTCGCTCACGCCATGGGAATGAAAGTCTTTGCTGTTTCGTGCGTTGCTAATTATGCTGCAGGAGTAACGTCTCAAAAACTCTCTGAAGAAGAAGTGATAAGAGAGATGGGCAAAGCAACGGGAAAGCTGACAACATTATTGCGAGGACTTTTGCAAAAAATTGGTGATCTAAATGTTTGA
- a CDS encoding thymidine phosphorylase, with translation MFDILSFLEEKREGISHKSEDIEFFVNEFHKGKIPDYQVSAWLTSVFHKGMSQQEIKSFTLALAHSGDIVPFPRGFNAVDKHSTGGVGDKTTLIVVPLVAASGLPVAKLSGRGLGFTGGTVDKLESIPNMNVHLSTETFLKQVERIGCAISGHSMELAPAEGKFYALRDVTATVPSLPLICSSIVSKKMAGGASKFVFDVKCGQGAFMQTFPEARALAQALVSLSASLNHPSMAIISAMDQPLGEWIGNSMEVYEAIKTLQGEGPSDTELLSLHLAGAMIVLGGKATSLEEGVAIAHENLVNGQALQKMEDLIEAQEGEKKVCISPEKYLRPAKEKYTLYASKSGFLAELNARKIGEGVKRIGGGRTEQGDHIDLSVSVHLRAKQGDFVEKGNPIFDVYYTDNKKLQRAKPFFERSIHLVDIKPSIQNLIMEIVS, from the coding sequence ATGTTTGATATTCTCTCTTTTCTTGAAGAGAAAAGAGAAGGTATCTCTCATAAATCTGAGGACATAGAGTTCTTTGTTAACGAATTTCACAAAGGTAAAATCCCTGATTATCAGGTTAGCGCGTGGTTGACATCTGTTTTTCACAAAGGAATGAGTCAGCAAGAGATAAAAAGTTTTACTCTGGCTCTTGCTCACTCTGGGGACATTGTACCTTTTCCTCGCGGTTTTAATGCTGTAGATAAGCATAGTACTGGAGGTGTAGGAGACAAAACGACACTTATAGTTGTGCCTCTTGTCGCTGCGTCAGGTCTTCCTGTAGCTAAGTTGTCTGGTCGCGGACTGGGATTTACGGGAGGAACAGTAGATAAACTTGAGTCTATTCCTAATATGAATGTGCACCTTTCTACAGAAACTTTTTTAAAACAAGTAGAAAGAATCGGATGTGCAATATCTGGTCATTCCATGGAGTTGGCTCCAGCAGAGGGGAAATTTTACGCTCTACGCGATGTGACAGCTACAGTTCCTTCTCTTCCTCTTATCTGCAGTAGTATTGTAAGCAAAAAAATGGCGGGAGGAGCATCTAAGTTCGTTTTTGATGTGAAATGTGGGCAAGGAGCTTTTATGCAGACTTTTCCTGAAGCACGCGCCTTAGCTCAGGCTTTGGTCTCCCTTTCAGCATCGTTAAACCATCCAAGCATGGCTATTATAAGTGCTATGGATCAACCTTTGGGTGAATGGATTGGAAATAGTATGGAGGTATATGAAGCTATCAAAACACTTCAAGGAGAGGGGCCATCTGATACGGAGTTATTATCTTTACATCTCGCAGGAGCCATGATTGTTCTGGGTGGAAAAGCAACTTCTCTCGAAGAAGGAGTAGCAATTGCCCATGAAAATCTTGTAAATGGTCAAGCATTGCAAAAGATGGAAGACCTTATAGAGGCACAAGAAGGAGAGAAAAAAGTTTGTATTTCTCCAGAAAAGTATCTGAGACCAGCAAAAGAGAAATACACTCTTTATGCCTCAAAAAGTGGTTTCTTAGCTGAACTTAACGCCAGAAAAATAGGTGAGGGAGTTAAGAGAATAGGTGGGGGACGCACAGAACAAGGCGATCATATTGATCTCTCTGTATCTGTTCATTTACGAGCAAAACAAGGTGATTTTGTAGAAAAAGGTAATCCAATTTTTGATGTTTACTATACAGATAATAAAAAATTACAACGAGCTAAACCCTTTTTTGAACGTTCTATACATTTGGTTGACATAAAGCCTTCAATTCAAAATCTAATAATGGAGATAGTTTCTTAA
- a CDS encoding M23 family metallopeptidase, translating into MQKKNLFFFKNVVYCVIALFFLGNVAYGGEMKVLAPSSVKIGVPFLIRFKTEATDVQGTLYWCDQKIPLYLAEKNDFTQTLLLGTSVKTAVPGRATLRIETLMGNGIKNFALPIEVLFKAYPEEHLSLPQKMVTPPSEVIPRIKRERQEVRKVLLDINNENYLELPLQKPVIGDITSTYGKKRVLNGRPSNPHTGIDLRASIGTEVRAVANGTVTLVADHYFSGKTIYINSGYGVVAMYCHLSEFLVQTGDSVSKGDIIAKTGVTGRITGPHLHFSLALQGQLVDPISLFSLDEQTFLEKNKEVLFNW; encoded by the coding sequence ATGCAGAAAAAAAATCTTTTCTTTTTTAAAAACGTCGTATATTGCGTTATCGCTTTATTTTTTCTCGGGAATGTAGCTTATGGGGGTGAAATGAAAGTGCTGGCACCTTCATCTGTGAAGATAGGAGTTCCTTTTTTGATTCGATTTAAAACAGAAGCGACAGATGTTCAAGGAACTCTTTATTGGTGTGATCAAAAAATCCCATTGTATCTCGCAGAAAAAAACGATTTTACACAAACTCTTCTTTTGGGAACAAGTGTTAAAACTGCTGTGCCAGGTAGAGCAACGCTTCGTATTGAAACCCTTATGGGGAATGGTATAAAAAATTTTGCACTTCCTATTGAAGTTCTATTTAAAGCGTATCCTGAAGAACATTTATCGTTGCCACAAAAGATGGTTACGCCTCCTTCGGAGGTTATTCCAAGAATAAAACGTGAGCGACAGGAAGTACGGAAAGTCTTACTCGATATTAATAACGAGAACTACTTGGAATTACCTTTGCAAAAGCCAGTAATAGGAGACATTACAAGTACCTATGGAAAGAAACGTGTGCTTAATGGGCGTCCTTCTAATCCCCATACAGGAATCGATTTAAGAGCATCGATAGGAACGGAAGTACGTGCAGTAGCAAATGGAACGGTTACCCTTGTAGCTGATCATTATTTTAGTGGAAAAACTATTTATATAAATTCAGGTTATGGTGTTGTTGCAATGTATTGTCATCTCTCAGAATTTCTTGTGCAAACAGGAGATTCTGTCTCAAAAGGGGATATTATTGCAAAAACAGGAGTAACTGGTCGAATAACAGGACCACATCTTCATTTTAGTCTTGCGCTGCAAGGGCAACTTGTAGACCCTATATCGCTCTTTTCTCTTGATGAACAGACGTTTTTAGAGAAAAATAAAGAAGTTCTTTTTAACTGGTAG
- a CDS encoding NUDIX hydrolase, with product MNSEEYAYTSIIVFCFIVDKNKILLIRRNKEPYAATLTVPGGKKEKRESLTQACIREVQEETGLTPCSLELAGIVHNFQENNSNETLTFYFTCRSYSGELRSGEEGTVEWFDIDESFTLHDVNLFYLQIAPFVFSGKKIPFEGQIVLSEEGEIIQTTIDYLKAL from the coding sequence ATGAATAGTGAGGAGTATGCATATACGTCAATTATCGTTTTTTGTTTCATTGTTGATAAGAATAAAATTCTCTTGATACGAAGAAACAAGGAACCATACGCAGCGACACTTACTGTTCCTGGCGGAAAAAAAGAAAAAAGAGAAAGTCTTACTCAGGCATGCATTAGAGAAGTTCAGGAAGAAACAGGACTTACTCCATGTTCTCTTGAGCTAGCTGGTATAGTCCATAATTTTCAGGAAAACAATTCAAATGAGACTCTTACTTTTTATTTTACCTGCCGTTCATATTCGGGAGAATTAAGGAGCGGAGAAGAAGGAACAGTTGAATGGTTCGACATAGATGAAAGTTTTACCCTTCACGATGTGAACCTGTTCTATTTACAGATTGCACCATTTGTTTTTTCAGGCAAAAAAATCCCCTTTGAAGGTCAAATTGTGCTTTCTGAAGAAGGCGAAATAATACAGACAACGATTGATTATTTGAAAGCTTTATAA
- a CDS encoding translation initiation factor, with protein MTRQKKKTAPIDNEELYNPIFKNTFKVTDAHSSQQEKKVKEEKKVLTTYQEVLKGKIVLRIERKGRAGKTVTLIETSFGNQDEKNLLAKFLRKQLGCGSSLEGYIIVVQGDQRERIKELLIEEGAKQVKL; from the coding sequence ATGACCCGACAGAAAAAAAAGACTGCGCCTATAGATAACGAAGAGCTCTATAATCCTATTTTCAAAAATACCTTTAAGGTTACTGATGCTCATTCATCGCAGCAAGAAAAAAAAGTGAAAGAAGAAAAAAAAGTACTAACAACATACCAAGAAGTTCTAAAGGGCAAAATAGTTTTGAGAATAGAACGGAAGGGACGAGCGGGTAAAACTGTTACTCTTATAGAAACATCTTTTGGAAACCAAGACGAAAAAAATCTACTCGCAAAATTTTTGAGAAAACAACTTGGATGTGGTAGTTCTTTAGAGGGGTATATCATAGTAGTGCAGGGCGATCAACGGGAACGAATAAAAGAACTCCTGATAGAAGAAGGAGCTAAACAAGTAAAATTGTAA
- a CDS encoding rubrerythrin family protein: MAVKNPMTIDFLRSAYGGESMAHMRYLLWGEVARKEGFPNIAKLFEAIAYAELVHARNHFTVLDGDVTDHPVTAGGVFGNKETAENLTGAIMGEDFEIDQMYPVYLETARFQGEKDAVRSFTYALEAEKLHSKLFSKAQNAARSGKDMEFKDVYVCPVCGHTILNDAPNKCPVCGLAKEKYLKF; the protein is encoded by the coding sequence ATGGCTGTTAAAAATCCAATGACAATTGATTTCCTTCGCTCAGCATATGGTGGTGAAAGCATGGCCCATATGCGTTACTTATTATGGGGGGAAGTAGCCCGTAAAGAAGGTTTCCCAAACATTGCCAAACTTTTTGAGGCTATAGCGTATGCTGAGTTGGTTCATGCTCGAAATCATTTTACTGTTCTTGATGGGGATGTTACAGATCACCCAGTAACGGCCGGTGGTGTTTTTGGCAATAAAGAGACTGCAGAAAACCTCACTGGAGCTATTATGGGAGAAGATTTTGAAATCGATCAAATGTACCCTGTTTATCTTGAAACTGCCCGATTTCAAGGAGAAAAAGATGCAGTTCGTTCTTTTACCTACGCTTTAGAAGCTGAGAAGCTTCATTCCAAACTTTTCTCAAAAGCACAAAATGCTGCACGTAGTGGCAAAGATATGGAATTTAAAGATGTGTACGTCTGCCCTGTATGTGGGCATACTATACTTAACGATGCACCCAATAAATGTCCTGTTTGTGGATTAGCTAAAGAGAAGTATTTAAAATTTTAA
- a CDS encoding Zn-dependent hydrolase, whose protein sequence is MLESKVSRIQRDIETMARFTATPGLGMTRLSFTEEDKKTREFICSEMENAGLHVYTDAAGSIFGRREGTQKDAPLVMIGSHFDSVKNGGNFDGPAGIVTALEIARILYENNISTANPIEFVAMIEEEGTRFGAGLYGSRAMTGKVPHSEIESFRDADGVSLGEAMEKFGLDPLKIKDAIRNPEDLKAFIELHIEQGPVLESESLDVGFVSTIVGITRYDIEIEGRADHAGTTPMHMRKDALLASFEVAKAIHDAAYAKGEGTVGTVGKLVVYPGGANIVPGKVFFTVDIRSVEQGNIEDVVKEMKETLEYVSHQMGVSVHMEQKLAIPPVHLADEIRGIFEEEAVGRNIRYRHMVSGAGHDAMIMASLTNVGLIFVPSKDGRSHCPEEWTDYEQLKKGIDIALGAILRLSEANI, encoded by the coding sequence ATGCTTGAGAGTAAAGTTTCAAGAATACAGCGCGATATAGAGACAATGGCTCGCTTTACAGCCACTCCCGGTTTAGGAATGACAAGACTTTCCTTTACAGAAGAAGATAAAAAAACGAGAGAGTTCATTTGTTCAGAAATGGAAAACGCAGGGTTGCATGTTTATACTGATGCGGCAGGTAGTATCTTCGGACGCAGAGAGGGAACACAAAAAGATGCTCCTTTAGTTATGATTGGCTCTCATTTTGACTCTGTTAAAAATGGTGGTAATTTTGATGGACCCGCTGGTATTGTTACAGCCCTTGAAATAGCCAGAATTTTGTACGAAAACAATATTTCAACGGCAAATCCTATAGAATTTGTAGCAATGATTGAAGAAGAAGGAACACGTTTCGGCGCAGGTTTGTATGGCAGCAGAGCAATGACAGGCAAAGTTCCTCATAGTGAAATAGAGTCTTTTCGCGACGCTGATGGAGTTTCTCTTGGAGAAGCTATGGAAAAATTTGGCCTTGATCCACTTAAAATAAAGGATGCTATTCGAAACCCTGAAGATTTAAAAGCGTTTATAGAATTGCACATTGAGCAAGGGCCAGTTTTGGAATCGGAGAGTCTGGACGTGGGGTTTGTTAGCACCATCGTCGGAATCACTCGTTATGACATAGAAATTGAGGGACGAGCAGACCACGCAGGAACCACCCCTATGCATATGAGAAAAGATGCTCTTCTTGCTTCTTTTGAGGTTGCTAAAGCGATACATGATGCAGCCTATGCAAAGGGTGAAGGAACAGTTGGAACTGTCGGGAAACTTGTGGTTTATCCAGGTGGAGCTAACATCGTTCCTGGTAAGGTGTTCTTTACTGTCGATATCCGTTCAGTAGAACAAGGAAATATAGAAGATGTAGTGAAAGAAATGAAAGAGACTCTTGAGTATGTTTCTCATCAGATGGGTGTTTCTGTCCATATGGAGCAAAAACTTGCTATTCCTCCTGTACATCTTGCAGATGAAATACGAGGTATTTTTGAAGAGGAAGCCGTTGGAAGAAATATTCGTTATAGACATATGGTTAGCGGAGCAGGGCACGATGCAATGATTATGGCTTCTCTTACAAATGTTGGACTTATATTCGTGCCAAGTAAAGATGGACGAAGTCATTGTCCAGAAGAATGGACAGATTATGAACAACTCAAAAAGGGAATAGACATAGCTTTAGGAGCTATCTTAAGATTATCAGAGGCAAATATATAG